A portion of the Fusobacterium nucleatum genome contains these proteins:
- a CDS encoding D-3-phosphoglycerate dehydrogenase gives MEKNKLKILFLDRNAVGPYELKGIFSKYGEYTELNLTNNDDIASYLKDYDVVILNRIRLGKKEFEKTPHLKLVLLTGTGYNHIDLVAAKEYGVTIANVANYSTNSVSQLTMTLLLNELTRAEKLSQEVKQNKWEEISNKMDRYYHVDTEGKVLGILGHGNIGKKVESYAKSFGMEVMIAKIPGREYTDNLENRFELDEVLEKCDIFSIHAPLTDLTRDLINLDRMKKMKKSAIILNLGRGPIINEEDLYYVLKNKIISSAATDVMTTEPPQNDCKLLELDNFTVTPHLAWKSLKSVERLFAAIENNLNLFLENKLIGLESK, from the coding sequence ATGGAAAAAAATAAGTTAAAAATATTATTTTTAGACAGAAATGCAGTAGGACCTTATGAATTAAAAGGAATATTTTCAAAGTATGGAGAATACACAGAGCTTAATCTTACAAATAATGATGATATAGCAAGTTATTTAAAAGATTATGATGTTGTAATTTTAAATAGAATTAGATTAGGTAAAAAAGAATTTGAAAAAACTCCTCATTTAAAATTAGTTTTATTGACTGGAACTGGATATAATCATATAGATTTAGTTGCAGCAAAGGAATATGGAGTAACTATTGCTAATGTAGCAAACTATTCTACTAATTCAGTATCTCAACTTACAATGACACTTTTGTTAAATGAATTAACAAGAGCAGAAAAATTAAGTCAAGAAGTAAAACAAAATAAGTGGGAAGAAATTTCTAACAAAATGGATAGATACTATCATGTAGATACAGAAGGTAAAGTTTTAGGAATTTTAGGACATGGAAACATAGGAAAGAAAGTTGAAAGCTATGCTAAAAGTTTTGGTATGGAAGTTATGATAGCTAAAATTCCTGGAAGAGAATATACAGATAACTTAGAAAATAGATTTGAATTAGATGAAGTCCTAGAAAAATGTGATATATTTTCTATTCATGCACCATTAACTGATTTAACAAGAGATTTAATAAATTTAGATAGAATGAAAAAAATGAAAAAGTCTGCAATAATTTTAAATTTAGGAAGAGGTCCTATAATAAATGAAGAAGATTTATATTATGTATTGAAGAATAAAATAATTTCTTCAGCAGCAACTGATGTAATGACAACAGAACCTCCTCAAAATGACTGCAAATTACTTGAATTAGATAATTTTACAGTAACTCCACATTTAGCTTGGAAATCCTTAAAAAGTGTGGAAAGACTTTTTGCAGCAATTGAAAATAATCTAAATTTATTTTTAGAAAACAAACTAATAGGTCTAGAAAGTAAGTAA
- the cbiT gene encoding precorrin-6Y C5,15-methyltransferase (decarboxylating) subunit CbiT translates to MHIYDKDFTQTELPMTKQEIRAISIAKLMLKPNSILIDVGAGTGTIGIEAATYMPQGKVYAIEKEEKGLDTIKLNAEKFNLDNFELIHGKAPDAIPNIPYDRMFIGGSTGGIEEIINHFLTYAKDEAILVINCITLETQSKSLEILKEKGFKDIEIVTVTIGRAKRVGPYTMMFGENPICIIKVVKRNK, encoded by the coding sequence ATGCATATATATGACAAAGATTTTACTCAAACAGAATTGCCAATGACAAAACAGGAAATAAGAGCAATTTCTATTGCTAAACTTATGTTAAAACCAAATTCAATTTTAATTGATGTTGGAGCAGGGACAGGAACAATAGGGATAGAAGCTGCAACTTATATGCCACAAGGAAAAGTCTATGCAATAGAAAAGGAAGAAAAAGGTTTAGATACTATAAAATTAAATGCTGAAAAATTTAATCTTGATAACTTTGAATTAATTCATGGTAAAGCACCTGATGCTATTCCGAATATTCCTTACGATAGAATGTTTATTGGTGGTTCAACTGGTGGAATAGAAGAAATTATAAATCATTTTTTAACTTATGCAAAAGATGAAGCCATACTTGTTATTAATTGTATTACTCTTGAAACTCAATCTAAATCTTTGGAAATTTTAAAGGAGAAAGGTTTTAAAGATATTGAAATTGTAACAGTTACTATTGGTAGAGCAAAAAGAGTTGGACCTTATACTATGATGTTTGGAGAAAATCCTATTTGTATAATTAAAGTTGTAAAAAGAAATAAGTAA
- a CDS encoding pyridoxal phosphate-dependent aminotransferase, with translation MKDLHGGNIYKFQREGKNNILDYSSNINPLGVPQKFIDIAKENFDKLVNYPDPYYIELRKKIAEFNSLNMDNVIVGNGATEILFLYIRALKPKKVLILAPCFAEYARALKSVSAKMEYFELKESDNFYPNIINLKKEIENNNYDLLLFCNPNNPTGQFIKLEDIKEIVKTCENKNTRIFIDEAFIEFIENWKEKTVSLLKNRNVFIMRAFTKFFAIPGLRLGYGLGFDENILKKMWEEKEPWTVNTFANLAGLTMLDDKEYIKKSEKWILEEKKFMYKELSDFQYIKAYKTECNFILLKIYNISSASLRDKMIEKNILIRDASNFKFLDFHFVRLAIKDRESNLKLLETLDTIMEYK, from the coding sequence ATGAAAGACTTACATGGAGGGAATATTTATAAATTTCAAAGGGAAGGCAAAAATAATATTTTAGATTATAGTTCTAATATCAACCCCTTGGGAGTACCACAAAAATTTATAGATATAGCAAAAGAAAATTTTGATAAATTGGTAAATTATCCTGACCCTTATTATATTGAATTAAGAAAAAAGATAGCAGAATTTAATTCATTAAATATGGATAATGTTATTGTTGGAAATGGTGCAACAGAAATACTTTTTCTTTATATAAGAGCTTTAAAACCTAAAAAAGTATTGATATTAGCTCCTTGTTTTGCAGAATATGCAAGAGCATTAAAATCTGTTTCTGCAAAGATGGAATATTTTGAGCTTAAAGAAAGTGATAACTTTTATCCTAATATTATAAATTTAAAAAAAGAAATAGAAAATAATAATTATGATTTATTATTATTCTGTAACCCAAATAATCCCACAGGACAATTTATTAAATTAGAGGATATAAAAGAAATTGTAAAAACTTGTGAAAATAAAAATACAAGAATTTTTATAGATGAAGCCTTTATAGAATTTATAGAGAACTGGAAAGAAAAAACAGTTTCTTTATTAAAAAATAGAAATGTCTTTATAATGAGAGCTTTTACAAAATTTTTTGCTATACCAGGACTTAGGTTAGGTTATGGATTAGGTTTTGATGAGAATATTTTAAAAAAGATGTGGGAAGAAAAAGAACCTTGGACTGTGAATACTTTTGCAAATCTTGCAGGACTTACAATGCTTGATGATAAAGAGTATATTAAAAAATCTGAAAAATGGATTTTAGAGGAAAAGAAATTTATGTATAAAGAATTAAGTGATTTTCAATATATAAAAGCATATAAAACAGAATGTAATTTTATTTTATTAAAAATATACAACATTAGTTCAGCAAGTTTAAGAGATAAGATGATAGAAAAAAATATATTAATAAGAGATGCCTCAAATTTTAAATTTTTAGATTTTCATTTTGTCAGACTTGCAATAAAAGATAGAGAATCGAATTTAAAATTGTTAGAAACCTTAGATACTATTATGGAATATAAGTAA
- a CDS encoding precorrin-8X methylmutase, translated as MSYIKVPGDIEKRSFEIIEEELGDKVKKFSESELLIVKRIVHTSADFEYADLIEFQNNAIESGLKALEKGCKIYCDTNMIVNGLSKPALAKYNCSAYSLVSDKEVIEAAKKEGLTRSIVGVRKAGKDSETKIFILGNAPTALYQLKEMIEKGEIEKPALVIGVPVGFVGAAESKEEFKKLGVPYITVNGRKGGSTIGVAILHGIIYQIYKREGFHA; from the coding sequence ATGAGTTATATAAAAGTACCAGGAGATATAGAGAAAAGAAGTTTTGAGATTATTGAAGAAGAATTAGGAGATAAGGTGAAAAAATTCTCTGAAAGTGAGTTACTCATAGTCAAAAGAATAGTCCATACTTCAGCAGATTTTGAATATGCGGATTTAATAGAATTTCAAAATAATGCAATAGAAAGTGGATTAAAAGCCTTAGAAAAAGGTTGTAAAATTTATTGTGATACAAATATGATAGTGAATGGGCTTAGTAAACCTGCTTTAGCCAAATATAATTGTTCTGCTTACTCATTAGTTTCTGATAAAGAAGTAATTGAAGCAGCTAAAAAAGAAGGGCTTACTCGTTCAATAGTTGGAGTGAGAAAAGCAGGAAAAGACTCTGAAACAAAAATATTTATCTTAGGAAATGCACCTACTGCATTATATCAATTAAAGGAAATGATAGAAAAAGGCGAGATAGAGAAACCTGCTTTAGTTATAGGAGTTCCTGTTGGTTTTGTTGGAGCAGCAGAATCAAAAGAAGAATTTAAAAAATTAGGTGTACCATATATCACAGTAAATGGTAGAAAAGGAGGAAGCACAATAGGAGTTGCTATACTTCATGGAATTATCTATCAAATATATAAAAGAGAAGGTTTTCACGCATAA
- a CDS encoding cobyrinate a,c-diamide synthase has product MKAFMLAGVSSGIGKTTISMALMSVFNNVSPFKVGPDYIDPGFHEFITGNKSYNLDIFMMGEQGVKYSFYKHHKDISIIEGVMGLYDGMDNSLDNNSSAHIARFLGVPVILVLDGVGKSTSIAAQVLGYKMLDPRVNISGVIINKVSSAKTYAIFKEAIEKYTGVKCLGFVEKNDKLNISSQHLGLLQASEVEDLREKLSILKNLVLQNIDLKEIEKIASEQTRTFNENETEIEPPLYISYLKDRYVGKIIAIAQDRAFSFYYNDNIEFLEYMGFKVKYFSPLKDSKVPECDIIYLGGGYPENFAEELSNNKEMFNSIRKNYEQGKNILAECGGFMYLSNGIEQIEGKVYQMCGLVPCVVNMTNRLDISRFGYILINNKNDIEIARGHEFHYSKLKAVLEDTRKFKAVKKDGRTWECIFNEKNLYAGYPHIHFFGSYKFIEEVF; this is encoded by the coding sequence ATGAAAGCATTTATGCTCGCTGGTGTAAGTAGTGGAATTGGAAAAACGACAATATCTATGGCATTGATGTCTGTTTTTAATAATGTTTCACCATTTAAAGTTGGCCCTGACTACATAGATCCAGGTTTTCACGAATTTATAACTGGGAATAAAAGTTACAATTTGGATATATTTATGATGGGAGAACAAGGAGTCAAGTATAGTTTTTATAAACATCATAAAGATATTTCGATAATTGAAGGTGTTATGGGACTATATGATGGAATGGATAATTCTTTAGATAATAATAGTTCTGCACATATTGCAAGATTTTTAGGAGTACCTGTTATTTTAGTTTTAGATGGTGTAGGAAAAAGCACAAGTATAGCTGCACAGGTTTTAGGATATAAAATGCTTGACCCTAGAGTAAATATATCAGGAGTTATCATAAATAAGGTATCAAGTGCAAAAACTTATGCTATATTTAAAGAAGCTATTGAAAAATATACAGGTGTAAAATGTTTAGGTTTTGTTGAAAAAAATGATAAATTAAATATCTCAAGTCAGCACTTAGGACTTTTACAAGCAAGTGAAGTTGAAGATTTAAGAGAAAAATTATCTATTCTAAAAAATCTTGTATTGCAAAATATAGATTTAAAAGAAATAGAAAAAATTGCAAGTGAACAAACTCGTACCTTTAATGAAAATGAAACTGAAATAGAACCTCCATTATATATATCATATTTAAAAGATAGATATGTTGGGAAGATTATTGCAATAGCACAAGATAGAGCATTTTCATTTTACTATAATGATAATATAGAATTTTTAGAATATATGGGCTTTAAAGTTAAATATTTTTCTCCACTAAAAGATAGTAAAGTACCTGAATGTGATATTATTTACTTAGGAGGAGGCTATCCAGAAAATTTTGCAGAAGAATTATCAAATAATAAAGAAATGTTTAACTCTATTAGAAAGAATTATGAACAAGGTAAAAATATTTTAGCTGAATGTGGAGGCTTTATGTATTTAAGTAATGGTATAGAACAAATAGAAGGAAAAGTATATCAAATGTGTGGCTTAGTACCTTGTGTAGTAAATATGACTAATAGATTGGATATTTCAAGATTTGGTTATATATTAATAAATAATAAAAATGATATTGAAATTGCAAGAGGACATGAATTTCACTATTCAAAATTAAAAGCAGTATTAGAAGATACAAGAAAATTTAAAGCAGTAAAAAAAGATGGTAGAACTTGGGAATGTATATTTAATGAAAAGAACTTGTATGCAGGCTACCCACATATACATTTTTTTGGAAGTTATAAATTTATAGAAGAGGTATTTTAA
- a CDS encoding GIY-YIG nuclease family protein, translating to MIKFTDFIKEFTERKQSKIKFKFHMSTKFLDLNKSPYDCLIEDAEDWQNLNNYRNEKGKSSRLDGYDYLVSFAQYNIYGRNFFVFGGVYKVEIAKPEHYEIGGYNISLLDNKNSIGEFLNKYRKRLIVKLDENLGINFELTYEAIEKKNIEVFEVFPNIASGKFNGYQNVSITHKELREIVSNNELSWKLALSYIKAVYVITDTKTGKLYIGSASGNSQGLWQRWGCYADFKDLTGGNKEFEVLVEKNGKDYILKNFKYSILEIFDTKTGQEYILERENYWKNVFETKKFGMNKN from the coding sequence ATGATTAAATTTACTGATTTTATTAAAGAATTTACAGAAAGAAAACAAAGTAAGATAAAATTTAAGTTTCATATGAGTACTAAATTTTTAGATTTAAATAAATCACCATATGATTGTTTAATAGAAGATGCTGAAGATTGGCAGAATTTGAATAATTATAGAAATGAAAAGGGAAAATCTAGTAGACTTGATGGATATGATTATTTGGTAAGTTTTGCCCAATACAATATTTATGGAAGAAATTTTTTTGTCTTTGGTGGGGTATACAAAGTAGAAATAGCAAAACCTGAACATTATGAGATAGGTGGATATAATATTTCTCTTTTAGATAATAAAAATTCCATAGGTGAATTTCTTAATAAATATAGAAAAAGATTAATAGTAAAGTTAGATGAAAATTTAGGGATAAATTTTGAATTAACATATGAAGCAATTGAAAAGAAAAATATTGAAGTTTTTGAAGTTTTTCCAAATATTGCTTCTGGAAAATTCAATGGTTATCAGAATGTAAGTATAACCCATAAAGAACTTAGAGAAATTGTTAGTAATAATGAACTTAGTTGGAAATTAGCACTTTCATATATAAAAGCAGTATATGTTATTACAGATACAAAAACTGGAAAATTATATATTGGTTCTGCTTCTGGAAACAGTCAAGGTCTATGGCAAAGATGGGGATGTTATGCTGATTTTAAAGATTTAACAGGTGGGAATAAAGAATTTGAAGTACTTGTAGAAAAAAATGGAAAGGACTATATTTTAAAAAACTTTAAATATTCTATCCTCGAAATTTTTGATACTAAAACAGGACAAGAATATATATTGGAAAGAGAAAATTATTGGAAAAATGTTTTTGAAACTAAAAAATTTGGAATGAATAAAAATTAA
- a CDS encoding Fic family protein yields MKKELSPPFKITNEILNFIYEIGELVGKISAEKEFEKNLTLRRENRIKTIYSSLAIEQNTLTLEQVTDVINGKRVLAPLKDIKEVQNAYEIYERIDELDENSVKDLLLAHKIMTSELIKESGRFRSKNAGVYQGDKLIHMGTLPEYIPELINNLFLWLKNSKEHPLIKAAVFHYEFEFIHPFQDGNGRIGRLWHSLILSKWKKIFAWLPIESLVQKYQKEYYISINNSNRDGESTEFILFMLRIINETLIELVENKKMTDKMTDKMTDKNRERIKLVIKYLSQNNSINNKETQNLLNISEATAKRFLNKLVKENILEAVGEYKARKYIKK; encoded by the coding sequence ATGAAAAAAGAACTTTCACCACCTTTTAAAATAACAAATGAAATACTTAATTTTATATATGAAATTGGAGAACTTGTTGGGAAAATAAGTGCAGAAAAAGAATTTGAAAAAAATTTGACATTGAGGAGAGAAAATAGGATTAAAACCATTTATTCCTCATTAGCTATAGAGCAAAATACTTTGACACTTGAGCAGGTTACTGATGTAATAAATGGAAAAAGAGTTTTAGCACCTCTTAAAGATATAAAAGAAGTTCAAAATGCTTATGAAATATATGAAAGAATTGATGAACTTGATGAAAACTCAGTAAAAGATTTATTGTTAGCACATAAAATAATGACAAGTGAGTTAATAAAAGAAAGTGGAAGATTTAGAAGTAAAAATGCAGGAGTATATCAAGGAGATAAATTAATACATATGGGAACATTGCCCGAGTATATACCTGAATTAATAAATAATTTATTTTTATGGCTTAAAAATAGTAAAGAACATCCTTTAATAAAGGCAGCAGTTTTCCATTATGAATTTGAATTTATTCATCCATTTCAAGATGGAAATGGTAGAATAGGAAGACTTTGGCATAGTCTTATTCTTTCTAAGTGGAAAAAGATTTTTGCATGGTTACCAATAGAAAGCTTAGTACAGAAATATCAAAAAGAATATTATATTTCAATAAATAATTCAAACAGAGATGGAGAATCTACAGAATTTATTTTATTTATGTTAAGAATTATTAATGAAACCTTAATAGAACTAGTTGAAAATAAAAAAATGACCGATAAAATGACCGATAAAATGACCGATAAAAATAGAGAGAGAATAAAATTAGTTATCAAATATTTAAGTCAAAATAATTCTATTAATAACAAAGAGACACAAAACTTGTTGAATATCTCAGAGGCAACAGCAAAAAGATTTTTAAATAAATTGGTTAAAGAAAATATTTTAGAAGCTGTCGGAGAATATAAAGCAAGAAAATATATAAAAAAATAA
- the cobI gene encoding precorrin-2 C(20)-methyltransferase, whose amino-acid sequence MNNKFYGIGVGVGDPEEITIKAINTLKKLDVVILPEAKKDDGSVAYEIAKQYMKEDVEKIFVEFPMLKSLEDRENARKENTKIVQKLLDEGKNVGFLTIGDTMTYSTYVYILEHLPEKYLVETVPGVSSFVDMASRFNFPLMIGDETLKVVSLNKKTNIEFELENNDNIVFMKVSRNFENLKQALIKTGNIDKIIMVSNCGKENQKVYYDIKDLTEDDIPYFTTLIVKKGGFKKWRKFNI is encoded by the coding sequence ATGAATAATAAATTTTATGGTATAGGTGTTGGAGTTGGAGACCCAGAGGAGATAACTATAAAAGCAATAAACACCTTAAAAAAATTAGATGTAGTAATATTACCAGAGGCTAAAAAAGATGATGGTAGTGTTGCTTATGAAATTGCAAAGCAATATATGAAAGAAGATGTGGAAAAGATTTTTGTTGAATTTCCTATGTTAAAATCTCTTGAAGATAGGGAAAATGCAAGAAAAGAAAATACTAAAATAGTTCAAAAGCTTTTAGATGAAGGAAAGAATGTTGGTTTCTTAACTATTGGAGATACTATGACATATAGTACCTATGTATATATTTTAGAGCATCTTCCTGAAAAATACTTAGTTGAAACAGTTCCAGGAGTTTCTTCATTTGTTGATATGGCATCAAGATTTAATTTTCCACTTATGATAGGAGATGAAACTTTAAAAGTTGTATCGCTTAATAAGAAAACTAATATAGAATTTGAATTAGAAAATAATGATAATATAGTTTTTATGAAAGTTAGTAGAAATTTTGAAAACTTAAAACAGGCACTTATAAAAACAGGAAATATAGATAAAATTATTATGGTTTCAAATTGTGGAAAAGAAAATCAAAAAGTTTACTATGATATAAAAGATTTAACAGAAGATGATATTCCATATTTTACAACTCTAATTGTAAAAAAAGGTGGATTTAAAAAATGGAGAAAATTTAATATATAA
- the cbiD gene encoding cobalt-precorrin-5B (C(1))-methyltransferase CbiD, with product MEEKELKNGYTTGTCATAAVKVALEALIYGKKATEVDITTLNYTNLKIPVQKLRVRNNFASCAIQKYAGDDPDVTNGISICAKVQLVKELPKVDRGAYYDNCVIIGGRGVGFVTKKGLQIAVGKSAINPGPQKMITSVVNEILDGSDEKVIITIYVPEGRAKALKTYNPKMGVIGGISVLGTTGIVKAMSEDALKKSMFAELKVMREDKNRDWIIFAFGNYGERHCQKIGLDTEQLIIISNFVGFMIEAAVKLEFKKIIMLGHIAKAIKVAGGIFNTHSRVADGRMETMAACAFLVDEKPEIIRKILASNTIEEACDYIEKKEIYHLIANRVAFKMQEYARADIEVSAAIFSFKGETIGESDNYQRMVGECGAIK from the coding sequence ATGGAAGAAAAAGAATTAAAAAATGGTTATACAACTGGAACTTGTGCAACAGCAGCAGTAAAAGTCGCTTTGGAAGCATTAATCTATGGTAAAAAAGCCACTGAAGTTGATATAACAACATTAAATTACACAAATTTAAAAATACCTGTACAAAAATTAAGAGTTAGAAATAATTTTGCAAGTTGTGCCATACAAAAATATGCAGGAGATGACCCTGATGTTACAAATGGAATAAGTATTTGTGCTAAGGTACAATTAGTAAAAGAACTTCCAAAAGTTGACAGAGGTGCATACTATGATAATTGTGTAATTATTGGTGGTAGAGGAGTTGGATTTGTAACCAAAAAAGGTTTACAAATAGCAGTAGGAAAATCTGCAATAAATCCTGGACCTCAAAAAATGATAACTTCTGTTGTAAATGAAATTTTAGATGGCAGTGATGAAAAGGTTATAATAACAATTTATGTTCCAGAAGGAAGAGCAAAGGCATTAAAAACATATAATCCTAAAATGGGGGTTATAGGTGGAATATCAGTTTTAGGTACAACTGGAATAGTTAAGGCTATGAGTGAAGATGCTTTAAAAAAATCTATGTTTGCAGAGCTTAAAGTTATGAGAGAAGATAAAAATAGAGATTGGATTATCTTTGCCTTTGGTAACTATGGAGAGAGGCATTGTCAAAAAATCGGACTTGATACTGAACAGCTCATAATTATAAGTAACTTTGTTGGTTTTATGATAGAAGCTGCTGTGAAGTTAGAGTTTAAGAAAATAATAATGTTAGGACATATTGCAAAAGCAATTAAGGTTGCAGGTGGAATTTTTAACACTCACAGTAGAGTTGCAGATGGTAGAATGGAAACTATGGCAGCTTGTGCTTTTCTTGTAGATGAAAAGCCTGAAATAATTAGAAAAATTTTGGCTTCAAATACTATTGAAGAAGCCTGTGATTATATAGAAAAGAAAGAAATTTATCATTTAATTGCAAATAGAGTTGCCTTTAAAATGCAAGAATATGCAAGAGCAGATATAGAAGTATCTGCTGCAATATTCTCATTTAAGGGAGAAACTATTGGAGAAAGTGATAACTATCAAAGAATGGTTGGTGAATGTGGTGCAATTAAATAA
- the cbiE gene encoding precorrin-6y C5,15-methyltransferase (decarboxylating) subunit CbiE, producing the protein MITIKEWLVNVVQLNKINVVGLGPGNIKYLSTAGIDCIKQAEIIIGSTRQLSDLKTIISEKQEIYILGKLNELITYLKENVERKITIIVSGDTGYYSLVPYLSKNLSKNILNIIPNISSYQYLFSKLGENWQNFRLASVHGREFDYIKNINDEDIEGLVLLTDDIQNPYEITKKLYNNGIRNLTVIVGENLSYDNEKITILEIEDYKKLNRKFDMNVLILKKGENYGKK; encoded by the coding sequence GTGATAACTATCAAAGAATGGTTGGTGAATGTGGTGCAATTAAATAAAATAAATGTAGTAGGTTTAGGACCTGGGAATATAAAATATCTTTCTACTGCTGGAATTGATTGTATAAAACAGGCAGAAATTATAATTGGAAGTACAAGACAACTTTCAGATTTAAAAACTATTATTTCAGAAAAACAAGAAATATATATTTTAGGAAAATTAAATGAGCTTATAACTTATCTGAAAGAAAATGTAGAAAGAAAAATAACAATTATAGTTTCAGGGGATACAGGATATTATAGTTTAGTTCCTTACTTATCAAAAAACTTATCCAAGAATATTTTAAATATTATTCCTAATATTTCATCTTATCAATATTTATTTTCAAAATTAGGAGAAAATTGGCAAAATTTTAGATTGGCAAGTGTACATGGTAGAGAATTTGACTATATTAAAAATATAAATGATGAGGATATTGAAGGTTTAGTCTTACTTACAGATGATATTCAAAATCCCTATGAAATAACAAAAAAATTATACAATAATGGAATTAGAAATTTAACTGTTATAGTTGGAGAAAATTTATCTTATGATAATGAAAAAATTACCATATTAGAAATAGAAGACTATAAAAAATTAAATAGAAAATTTGATATGAATGTTTTAATTTTAAAGAAAGGAGAAAACTATGGAAAAAAATAA